CCTTTGTCGCCTTTGACGTATGTTGATGCAAATCTAAAACCCAATATCTCAAAGTGTACAGGTCTCCTGATTCCGCTCTTTTCTCTGTTAATCGTTAGCTTCAGCTTATCTCGCAGGTACAAATATACTTTGTTTCCTGTCGTTTTAGCTTCAGCTTTTGACTTCACATAGATACTAAAATCATCGGCATAGCGTACGAATTTCAATCCTTGTCGCTCCAATTCCTTGTCCAACTCGTGGAGAAGTATATTGGATAGCAATGGACTAATAGGACTTCCTTGCGGTACTCCCTTCGTGCGTTTAGTGAGTTTGCCTTTTAGCATAATCGGTGCTCTTAACCATTTCCTGATTAGGCGCATCGTTATCGGACATTTCACTTTTCGGTAGATCAAGTTCAGTAGAAGACAGTGGTCTACTTCATCAAAGAACGTCTTTAGATCGATGTCAATGATGTAGTTGTAGCCCATTTCGATGTACTCCTTCGATTTCTGTACAGCTTGTCTTGCACTGCGGTTCGGTCTGAACCCATAGCTACTCTCGCTAAACTCTTTCTCAAATCGGTACATCACCACTTGTGACACAGCTTGTTGCATCAGTCGATCGATTACAGTCGGAACGCCCAGAAGTCGTGTTTTTCCTCCACCTTTCGGTATCTCAACTCCCAAGATAGGTTGTGGCAAATACACATTCCCTTTGATATCCATCAACAGCTTGGTTTTCTCTGTCTCAAGGTACTTGACCAATTGGTCTGTTCTCAATCCATCGATACCTGCACTACCTTTATTGACCATTACTTGCCGCAATGCTCTTTCCAAATTTCTAGGGTGTAATACTTGTTCAATCATTTTGTTTGTTGTTTTGTACTTTAAAATAATCCTGCTCCGCTTAGTGGGGGCTATCTGCATCACTGCTGATTCCGTCCATAATTTGGAGCCAATTTGCGTTTAGTCCTTCCCCATTTGTGAGACCTATCGGGTATGGTTTTTAACATCCCAAACTCGTTACTATGGGTACTATGACCTCTGCTGACTTCTCTGTTACATCAATTAATGATCTCAGAGATCTCCCTCGGTAAGACAAATATCTTTCAGTCAATCGCTGCCGGATCTACTCATCAGGTATCAAAACTTCGGGCGTTAGTATGATGTGCTACCTTACCCAACCTGACCAGCCTCCTATCCGGTTCCTATACGTCAGTACCGACCTTTGCAGTCCTGTTTACTTCAGTGCATAGATCGCTCTAAACCACCTTACAGCTTGCTAATACTTCGGGACGTTACGCCCGCGTATGAGAGACTTTCACTCCCCAGATAACTTGTTTTACAACAAGTTGTACGATTAACGTTTTAGTCGTACATTTGCCATTCAAGGCACACACACGGGTTTGGCAAAAGTGGCGGTTCAGTGCTCCGCAGACACATTTGTGGTTAATCAAAATTTGGTTCTCCGCATCAACATTTGTGGTGAAAATCGCCACCTTCGCCAAGCCTGAAACCGTTATGAGAATAATACCATTGTTTCAAAAAAATTAATGATCCAACATGAATAAGTTAATCCAATTAATATTAATTTCGATTATTCTGGCAGGTTGCCAAAAAGACGAAGCCATTTCGTCATTTGAGTGGCCGTATTGGGGTGAAGCATCGTCTTTAAAAAATGGAATTGATTGGAAACCTGTAAGCATCCGACTAACTCCATATTGCAAATCAGCTCTCCGCTATATTACCTTTGCTAAAAAATTTAGCAATGCGATACAACAAAGAACAAATTGGTCAGTGGGTATCAGAATGGGAGCAATCCGGGCTGAGCATCAGTAAATATTGTGATGGAAAACCTTTTGACAAGAGCACTTTTTACAACTGGCACAAAAAGTCAGTTGTTCCATCTGGTACAAAACAGAACAATAAATTTGTACCACTTCAAGTGACTCCCGCATTTATCCCTCACATGAGCATTCATTACCCTAATGGTGTTAGAGTTGATGTACATATGTTTATGAGCATTGAAGATGTCAGAGCCTTGACAGGATGTTAGGATTCGGAGCACATCAGCGGTATTATTTATACAAAGGTGCAGTAGATATGCGCAAGGGCTATGACGGATTGAGCGGTTTGGTACGTAATGAACTCGAAGCCGATCCGATGAATGGAGATGTGTATGTATTTTTCAACCGGAGTCGCCGGACTGTCAAATTACTGACATGGGATCGGGATGGCTTTGTGTTGTACTGCAAGCGATTGGAAGGAGGCTGTTACGAGCAACTCAGTGGTATCATAGAAGGCAAAACACATCTGATCAACTACCAGCATCTGATCATGTTGCTGAGTGGAATATCACTCATAGGACTACACCAACGACCGCGATATGAGATGCAAAAAACAGGATAAATTTATTAAAAAAAGTGAGTAAAACATTGTGTTATAATCGTATAAATATAGTATTTTTATGCTATGAATTACGAAGTAGTCATAGCACAGAAAGATGCAGAAATAGCTCTAAAGGATACAGAAATCCGGCAACAGACAGCCAGGATTGAAGAACTCGCCCATCAGATTGCACAACTGCAAAAACTGTTCTATGGCCGCAAATCCGAACGTTTCATACCCCAAGTGGATGCTGCACAATTGAATATCTTTGGAAATCAAGTGGATCAGCAAGTACTGGTCGAAGAGCAAAAGGAAACCATCACCTATGATCGATCAAAAAGAAGAGTGACCATAAAGGCCGGCAACTTTTAGCCGGATGTGAACATCTACCAGTAGAAGAGATAATCATCGATGTAGATCATGATGAGTCAGATATCCACATAG
The genomic region above belongs to Saprospiraceae bacterium and contains:
- the tnpB gene encoding IS66 family insertion sequence element accessory protein TnpB gives rise to the protein MLGFGAHQRYYLYKGAVDMRKGYDGLSGLVRNELEADPMNGDVYVFFNRSRRTVKLLTWDRDGFVLYCKRLEGGCYEQLSGIIEGKTHLINYQHLIMLLSGISLIGLHQRPRYEMQKTG